The genome window GTACAATATATTTGTCTTGGTAGTTCAATATCCTCTAACATGAAATAACACACTACTTCCTTCTCGTCAAAACGAAAATAGATGTACACCGATAAGAAAGAGTAGTGGTAGAAGAAGAACCTAATGTCTTCATCCCCCCTCAACTTCCCATTATCTCATGACAAAGCTAATTTAGCTTCAGTGTTAGGGTTAGACTCGTGATATCAAGTTGATTTCATGTGCAGGTGTTGTAACAGTGTCGAATAAGAGACAACAACAATTTCAAATGGCTAGGCAAACAATGTAGCGATTGATCGTAAAGATGACGCTTCTTTATCTGAAAGAGAGATTCTAACATTAAATCAAAGAGAAAATTAGGTTGAAAATTTTACCTTTTGAACGAGCAAAGCAGGAATCAAAGAGAAATCAGCTTTTGGGAAAGCCGAGAGTTCACCGTAAAGCTGCGTTAGGAACATGGGGCTAATTATCGATTTTTacacttaaaaaatatatatattaaaatattttataagtataaaaataaaatatttagcttTATTTACTTGAATGTTATCAGTTTTACCGGTAGAAACATAAAAATACGGGCAaagagataattttaatattctaatcaGTGATGACGGATGACGTCAATGATAACGAACAACCACGTCGTTGAGGGTCGTGAgtggttgttgtggatgaggagagtagcGACGAGCGATAAAGGTTGCTTTGCATATGCATTGGTATTGACATAATTATCGATAAAGATATCGAGCGGTATCGCTCATAATTGTGTGGATGCCGATACAAATATAGATCGACTTTCATCTTTTATCGTCATTCACGTTATCCACAATAGTTACTCCGACCACTTCGATCATATCGAGAAAACATCGATATCGAGGGGACATTGCAAGAAAGCAGatgtcaaaagaaataaaatttgatGGATTGTCAAGTGCACCCCTCATCTCAGATATATTAGGATTACACTCGATCACAGTCTAACGCAAATTATCTAATAGgatgattttaattaaaattattcaaAATCTGTTCAATTTCCATTGAGGGAATTTTTTTTATCGTCTATAAAAACACACATCCCTATGTAAAAACAACTAACTTTCCTTAACATTTTTGCCCGGAAACCTATCGCTGTCGGCGAAACACAGCTTCTTCGGGCCTTTTCGGGCCATCAATTGCTTACACTTcaggctagagagagagagagacagagatccAGGCGGTCCGACGACGGCGGAGGCGATGACGCACGCCTACGGCGAGCCCTCGTACTGGGACCAGAGATACCAGAGTGACCCGGGGACCTTCGATTGGTACCAGAAATACCCAAGCCTAGCCCCGCTCTTCGACCGATACCTCCTTCGCCACCACCGGCTCCTCCTCGTCGGCTGCGGCAACTCAGGTATCCTCACCCTTCACCCCGTCTTCTTGCTTGGTTCGACGCACCTCTGCTATCGATTCGAGCCCATTAATCTCCGGATGGACGCTTCGTCCTCCGTTTCCCGATCCTGTCCTTTTTGATCTCGCTCTTCGCGACGAAAGACGACCGAATGGGGTTTCTGGGGAAAGAACTCGAATCTTGGGCGCCTCTTTTGTGTAAAAGGGAAATGTTCTTTGTCCCTTTTGAATCTCGGCTGTGATGGATTTTGGTATGCGTGGGTTCAGGTCGCTATCTAAGGGAGAATCGCTTCTTCAAAATCCGAACTGATGTGCTATTATATGCTTTATCTTTGCTGCATTGATATGcaccagaagtattagtctaaagCAAAACAACTGATGTGGATGTCTTAATTTCTTCTACCTAAAACTGATAAGTAATCCATATCGTTAAATGAATTCTATAATTCTCATGCCAAGTGTAAGCTCCTTATTTGAGTTTTTAGGTAGACCCTTGAAATATCTGGTGGAATTTATGGATGATAACATGATAACAAAATTGGCAGACAGCTTAATTTTATATTATGGGTGGACTTTGGCCACCTAATACGTTTTGCCTTTTGCATCGTTGCACAAATCCCATTGGTTTCTTTTAGAAAACTGGTCAATATATTTTTGTTACTCCTTGTTGCGGACTTAAGCCGATCATCCTAGATTCATCAAATATCATTAATGCTTTTGTACTGACATGTATACTGGTTTTTATATACTTACAATTTTACATTCTTATTGATGATTATTAGCTTGTCTGGTCTAATGTTCAAACTTCAACAGCACTTGGTGAGAGCATGGTTGATGATGGTTACCAAGATGTTGTCAACATCGATATATCATCTGTGGTGATAGAAGCTATGCAGATGAAGCATATGGATAAACAAGGACTCAAGTGTATCCTTTAACAAAACATTAAATTGTTCTAATTATAGGTTTTTCTGCCTCCATTCTTTTTCCCCTTCAGTTTCTGGACTGGACAATGTTATTCTCTGCTTTGCTTGTTATTGTTTTAATATGTCtttttttggataaaatattGTACTTCCTATGTTTTCCTCTTTACCATATTCACAGATATTAACATGGATGTACGAGATATGAGTTTGTTCCAATCTAGTTCATTTGATGCTGTTATTGATAAAGGTACTCATGCAATGATCGGCATTGTGGTTAAAATTTTCTACTATAGATAATTCTAGCAAAATCTCTTGGTTTTTCGAATTTATTTATTGATTTTCTTTAAGTGTATAGCATCAAATTTTGTGAAAGTAGTGCAAGGTTAACTAAGTTACTTTATGTTTGCAGGAACCCTTGACTCTCTCATGGTGAGTGTACAATAACTAAGATCCTTCTTCTCATTGTAATATGCTGATACTGGAGGTTTTGTATTGTAGTGTGGACATGATGCAATGCAAAATGCAACTAAGATGCTACTGGAGGTTGACAGGTAAaattgtatgaaataaatttatgTCTTTAATTAAATTATCAATTGTTTGACATTGAGTGGACCCCTCTGTATATCAATCTCGTCAGGGTCCTCAAGGATAAAGGAGTATATATCCTGGTATCTTTTTCCCTTGGATTTTCAAGCTCAGTACTTCCGAGTAATTATTCACTTTGCATTCAGAGAAAGAAAGCATGTATCTTTTTGTTATATATAACTCTTTTTTGGCTAATTCAGATCACATATGGAGGTCCAAGTTACAGATTGTATATGTTAAGGAGTATTCAACGCTGGGCTATAAATCTGCATGTAATAGGTTGGCTATCTTAGTTTTAATTTGTTTCTGCTCTTAATTTCTGAAAATTGTTGTATCTTGTTATACCCCCTGAAACATTTGTGTTTAATTTAGTATTTTCTATGATGTGAATGGGTGAAAGAAACAAAACATAGAAGGAGAAAAGACGTGAGGGGAAGTGGGTGGGGAATTTCAGTATCCAATCTTTGATCATTCACTTTATTTATGAGCCAACCAGGCTAGTAATGTGAACAAGATCTTGACTAATCATCCACTAGTGGATGCATACATCTTCACACCTAGAGTGTTTATGGACCAAGAAAATGATTTTTCTGGGAGAATTATGTAATGAATATATGAGTAGGAATGTAGGATTGTCGTGTGATAAAAAACCGTATATGATTTTCGAAAGTAATATGGGGTTATAGATACACTTGTGCTTGAGTAGTTTGAAAAATGCATAAATTTTAAAGTTAATTTGTTGTGAAAATTCTAAAAAAGTATTGGGGCTTTTGATAAAAGATGAATCTGATAGTTTCCATATGGAAATCATGGTGTTCTCAGGATGTCATGAAATCAATCATTGAGACCGAACTTTTAATTGTCTTTGCTTTTGAGCCGCTGAATATGTTGATGTTCTAATTTAGAGCACAGTGATTAGGTGGACACTGTTGGCACTTGCTACTTGGCAGTCGATCCATTATTTCGTCCAAGTAAGAACGTCATAATATTGGTCCACTTATTTCATTTTCTCCTTGGAGTATGTTGTCAGCTACATTGTTATTTGCTTTTATTTGGATGAATGACTTCATTATTTCAACTGTTTATCTTCTtgcttcttttgattttttttgctttttgtgTATGTTGAGTCGGTTCTCCATATCCAAGAAAaggttttattatatatatatatatatatatatatatatatatatatattcattaagagaaacaagctaACTTGTAACTTTCAAATGCTAGGGACTGTTTCCTATAGAAGCTGCATGATTTAGGTTATCAGATGTCAAATGCTGTCTATAATAAAAAAGATATTCAGGAACATTATTACTTTATGATTTTGTTCTGATGATGGTAACTCTGTCAATGTAATGTTTTGGATGATGAGGGTGTTATGTATTGGTGGAACATGTTGACACACCTATTCTATTTGATGACTGTATATATCTGGCAGCCTTATCATCCATGAAAAAGCCAGCTAAAAATGGTCCACATTGCAGCAAACAACTTTACCTAAATTCTATACTAAGCCTTTCATTGTGTCTGTACTCTTGTTCTTCTACATGTTTTAAATGACTTATCAACCAAAACAGGAACTCGACAGGCATTTGTGATGTCTTGACCCAATTTTTGAAAGGCTAGCTGATGTGGGACAATcttaatgtattttttatttgaataaatttaattagtttatgAGTGCATTTTACAAATGTCATAGGTTGCAAATTGAAAACATATTCCAAAATCCCAGTCTAGGATTCACAATTTCTGGTATGTACCAGTCAGGTGCTTGACTGGCACAGTACTGTCCCATACCAGTGTACACTGGTATGTACTGGATTTCGAGGAAAACATTAAAATAccagaaatcaagaaaaagaaccctattttatccctttttttcCTCCCCTTTTCTGGTTATATACAATCAAATTAGATAGCTTCAACTAGAATTGGgtctataaaataataaatgagaTGTAAAACAAAGACAAATACCTAATTGGACTTGTACCGATACCTCTAGGACCACTGCAGGTCCGGTACCCCAGATTGAAGCCCTTGGTAGTGCTCCTACCAGATTCAAGGCCTGTCTTGCCTACCCAATCGATCCTAAAAATTATAcaataaaatgaaaaatattatgtaaaaGATGAGTTCCAAGCATAGGTTTAATAACTTGATATGCAGACTACCTTTCAATTTCGTATGTGCTGCCTTTGCAATATAATATGATTCTAATTTTATATATTAGTCATtatctttaaaataaatatatattgaggTAGGTGTAGGCTGAGCTTAGAAGGTTTTTCCTCAAGTTTGGTCCTGAATGTAATCGGGCTTTAAGGTATTTATTAAAACCTGACCTATGTAGTTTTCTACTTGCTAAAAATCCTGCCTTTTTGTGAGCTGCTGGGCTTTGGCAATAACAATGTCTATCTAATTTTTTTTGGGATGTAAAGGCTATGGGGATGAGAGATGGTGGTGATAGGATGCGAATAAGTAAATTTTTTTGAGGCAAATGGATGTAGAGAAAAATTTCAATTTAAAGGGTGTTCATTACGTGTCTATCTAAGCACTAATATACTGGTCTAGGTAGTGTATTTCTTTGTTAATGTTGATACAAATATGGATTTATAGTATCATTTATGGATACGAGAATACCTTTAATGGTTGAATTTGTTATGCCAACTATCATcggagagattttttttttttttgtaatgaaAGAAAAGCTGTGACTTGAATGGATTGAGAAAAGAAATTTTGATAATGTAAGGAGGACGAAGGGAAGAAGGGGGAGCAGAACTGGATCCAAAGATGTTTTCTTTCTACTTCTCTAATGTTTTAATCCTTTTATTTTAACACAATGTTTTTCATGGAAACTGATCCTcaaatatgaattttttaaatggaTTTCTAACACTGACATGTGACACATTATTTTTGTTGCTTTTATTTTAACAGAATGCTTTTCGTGGCAACTGATACTCAAAAATGAAGATTATTTTAATGGATTTCTAACACTTACATGCCACACACAGTTTTTGTTGATATCTTCTGATTTTTTGGATTTTATTCAGAATGGAGAATGTTCCAAGTTGTATATAAGTTATGCCATATTATTCTAATATCGAGAAAACAACTGGAGATTATCTAATATCAGGATACTAGAAGCTACTGGATCCTTCAAAGTAATATTCATCTTACTAAAGGTAGAGGCTTTGCTGTGGTACTCAGTTGCATGCTGCAGACTTCACTCATGCAAAGTTTTGCTGGAGATGATATTTGTGCTTTGGCGTTAAAAGGATTGAGCAAATACGTCAAAAGAAAATGATTGAACTTACTTACTGTGTCACTGTAGTGACTTTGACATACAGTGATACTTTGATGTAACAATGAAATGGAAGACTTCAGAATGATGAAATGCAAAGAGATGAAGTAATCAACTGCCATAACGAGGCAGCTATTTGTGTATACATCTTTTTAACGTAATATTAATTTAGGTAGTCAAATTATCACTTTGGAATGTATATAGTTAGAAGCTTTGCGAAGGAAGCATCAAAAACTATATAGGGTGATTATGGATTTCTGGCTGAATATTTAATCTATGACATATGAGGTCTTGTGATTAACCAAGCCAGTCATCTGAGATGCCAATGATTTGCATGCAGATGCGTAAATGATATGAACTTTTCAAAATTAGATGGAAAGTTTGTTTTATTACACTTTCAAACATGTTCATATGCTGTTGATTGACTGTGATAACCAGCAGTTGAGTCGGATGTACTGC of Musa acuminata AAA Group cultivar baxijiao chromosome BXJ2-3, Cavendish_Baxijiao_AAA, whole genome shotgun sequence contains these proteins:
- the LOC103977673 gene encoding uncharacterized protein LOC103977673 translates to MTHAYGEPSYWDQRYQSDPGTFDWYQKYPSLAPLFDRYLLRHHRLLLVGCGNSALGESMVDDGYQDVVNIDISSVVIEAMQMKHMDKQGLKYINMDVRDMSLFQSSSFDAVIDKGTLDSLMCGHDAMQNATKMLLEVDRVLKDKGVYILITYGGPSYRLYMLRSIQRWAINLHVIDRVEKSPGPKTWTLTNPVPLNTDGSSIATLLGSNPEVHYIYVCTKLESQRPPQNETDDVTAEQ